From the Salmo trutta chromosome 2, fSalTru1.1, whole genome shotgun sequence genome, one window contains:
- the mto1 gene encoding 5-taurinomethyluridine-[tRNA] synthase subunit MTO1, mitochondrial, which produces MLAQKLHLLRHNVLSFVSSRTGSDLTRRQYDVIVVGGGHAGTEAAAAAARLGAETLLITQKIMTIGALSCNPSLGGVGKGQLVREVDALDGLCGRAGDWAGVHFSILNRSKGPAVWGPRAQLDRERYRQFIQSELLSTPRLTVLEGSVDELLVSQPNPEEPGHHRVTGIRLVDGSHPILSSSVVLTTGTFLSGSLFMGQTTSPGGRMGDAQSCAGLSYTLKETLGLRVGRLRTGTPPRIVKESVDLSLAQLQAPDKQPTPFSFLNTHTRCKPEEQLPCYLTHTTPGVERVVRESVHLNCHIQQDTKGPRYCPSIESRVLRFPGRRHQVWLEPEGLTSDLLYPQGLSMTMPPDLQLRLLREIPALHRAEIRTPGYGVQYDFVCPTQLTPSLQVKTTQGLFLAGQINGTTGYEEAAAQGLWAGVNAGRTALSLPPMALSRTQSYIGVLIDDLVGRGVTEPYRMFTSRAEFRTYLRPDNADLRLTPRGFEEVGCVTLRRYKKAVSVRDGLQEALMALQSVALSSTRWREKLGNISLSENKSTTLNGLDLLQYKDVSFEMLASAFPECLSQYFEYSQRLKIEAVYRPHCEKQSREMERIRREESLSLPSDMDYLSLPVSLSQEVREILDRVRPNTLGAATRLPGMTPAGIIHLLNYVLRTGQRNRHTEHRNRSSQKEGGKGQLCASNIPISQ; this is translated from the exons ATGTTGGCACAGAAACTGCACCTGCTCCGACACAACGTCCTGTCATTTGTATCCTCTCGGACTGGCAGTGACCTCACCAGGCGCCAGTATGATGTCATCGTGGTGGGGGGAGGACATGCTGGGACTGAGGCGGCGGCCGCAGCAGCCAGATTGGGAGCAGAAACCCTCCTCATTACCCAGAAGATCATGACTAtcg GGGCCCTCTCCTGTAACCCCTCTCTGGGGGGCGTGGGGAAGGGCCAGCTGGTGAGGGAGGTGGATGCTCTGGATGGTCTGTGTGGGCGAGCAGGCGACTGGGCCGGGGTCCACTTCTCCATCCTAAACCGCAGCAAAGGGCCCGCTGTGTGGGGCCCCCGGGCACAGctggaccgggaacgctaccgccAGTTCATCCAG TCAGAATTGCTGTCCACTCCCAGGCTGACAGTGTTGGAGGGCTCAGTGGATGAGTTGCTGGTGTCACAACCCAACCCAGAGGAGCCTGGACACCACAGAGTCACTGGGATAAGACTGG TGGATGGAAGCCACCCCATCTTGTCCAGCTCAGTGGTACTTACCACTGGCACTTTCCTGTCCGGCTCCCTCTTCATGGGCCAAACCACCTCTCCCGGGGGGAGGATGGGGGACGCCCAATCATGTGCCGGACTTTCATACACGCTGAAAGAGACATTGGGGTTGAGGGTGGGTCGGCTGAGGACTGGCACACCCCCTCGGATAGTGAAGGAGTCCGTAGATCTGTCCTTGGCTCAGCTCCAAGCCCCGGACAAACAGCCCACTCCCTTCAGTTTTCTCAACACGCACACCCGCTGCAAG CCAGAAGAGCAGCTCCCCTGCTATCTGACCCACACCACGCCTGGAGTGGAGAGAGTGGTCAGGGAGAGTGTCCACCTCAACTGTCACATACAGCAGGACACCAAAGGTCCCAG ATACTGTCCCTCCATCGAGTCGCGGGTGCTGCGGTTTCCGGGGCGACGGCACCAGGTGTGGCTGGAGCCGGAAggtttgacctctgacctgttgTACCCCCAGGGCCTGTCCATGACCATGCCCCCTGACCTGCAGCTCCGCCTCCTTAGGGAGATCCCCGCCTTGCACCGAGCCGAGATCCGCACTCCTG GTTACGGGGTGCAGTATGACTTTGTGTGCCCCACCCAGCTGACCCCGTCTCTGCAGGTGAAGACCACTCAGGGGCTCTTCCTCGCGGGTCAAATCAACGGCACCACGGGCTATGAGGAAGCAGCCGCACAA ggcTTGTGGGCGGGGGTGAATGCTGGTCGGACGGCCCTCTCCCTGCCCCCCATGGCACTGTCTCGTACCCAGAGCTACATCGGGGTGCTGATCGATGACTTGGTGGGCCGAGGGGTGACAGAACCTTACCGTATGTTCACCAGCCGCGCTGAGTTCAGAACCTACCTCAGGCCCGACAACGCAGACCTCCGTCTCACCCCCAGAG GGTTTGAGGAGGTGGGCTGCGTGACTTTGCGGCGATACAAGAAAGCGGTAAGTGTGAGGGACGGCCTCCAGGAAGCCCTGATGGCCCTGCAGTCCGTGGCTCTATCCTCCACCCGCTGGAGAGAGAAGCTGGGCAACATCAGCCTGAGTGAGAACAAGAGCACCACCTTAAA tggtTTGGATCTGTTGCAATACAAAGATGTGTCCTTTGAAATGTTGGCCTCCGCCTTCCCAGAGTGCCTTTCACAATATTTTGAGTACTCACAACGACTCAAGATTGAAG CTGTGTACAGACCCCACTGCGAGAAGCAGAgtcgagagatggagagaatacGGAGGGAGGAaagtctgtctctcccctctgacATGGACTACCTCTCCTTACCAGTGTCCCTCTCTCAGGAGGTCAGAGAGATACTGGACCGAGTCAGGCCCAACACT